A DNA window from Arachis duranensis cultivar V14167 chromosome 3, aradu.V14167.gnm2.J7QH, whole genome shotgun sequence contains the following coding sequences:
- the LOC107480974 gene encoding AP2-like ethylene-responsive transcription factor AIL7 isoform X1 — protein MHSHSLLSMETLTTSSSIYHQSLPPTPPPHYYFLYANGTTDLKPEGLDGTSQLDHNIMSQQPSFFINPNLQPPQPLLPKLEYFFQTDRNDDDDSSSLTQDLKALAADAAFLAFSSANSVSQVLDAHSSRNDDFAFSASKGGNSSNSKKVVGDTFGQRTSIYRGVTRHRWTGRYEAHLWDNSCRREGQARKGRQVYLGGYDKEEKAARAYDLAALKYWGPTATTNFPVSNYIKELEEMKDVGKLEFIASLRRRSSGFSRGASIYRGVTSRHHQQGRWQARIGRVTGNKDLYLGTFASEEEAAEAYDIAAIKFRGLNAVTNFETSRYNVEAIMNNSLPVGGVAKRLRLSLESEKEEAATSTTNTHQPPKTESESSIMTLSTIPAPPAHFDSVTPYCYQFHSPDAVNDAIMPM, from the exons ATGCACTCTCACTCCCTCCTTTCAATGGAAACGCTCACCACCTCCTCCTCCATCTACCATCAATCTCTGCCTCCTACTCCTCCTCCTCATTACTACTTCCTCTACGCCAACG GGACCACTGACCTCAAGCCTGAGGGACTCGACGGTACTTCCCAACTGGATCATAACATCATGTCCCAACAACCTTCTTTCTTCATCAACCCAAACCTTCAGCCACCACAACCCCTCCTGCCAAAGCTCGAATATTTCTTTCAAACCGAcagaaatgatgatgatgattcctCTTCCCTCACCCAAGATCTGAAAGCGCTTGCTGCTGACGCTGCCTTCCTAGCTTTCTCCTCTGCCAATTCGGTCTCTCAGGTGCTGGATGCTCACTCATCCCGGAACGATGACTTCGCGTTCTCCGCTAGTAAAGGCGGTAACTCCTCCAACTCCAAGAAGGTTGTTGGTGATACATTTGGCCAGCGAACTTCAATATACAGAGGTGTTACCAG ACACCGATGGACGGGACGATATGAAGCTCACCTGTGGGATAATAGCTGCCGCCGAGAGGGTCAAGCCAGGAAAGGCCGTCAAG TATATTTGG GTGGATATGACAAGGAAGAAAAGGCCGCAAGAGCCTATGATTTGGCAGCTCTAAAGTACTGGGGCCCCACAGCTACCACTAACTTCCCT GTTTCTAATTATATAAAGGAATTGGAAGAGATGAAAGATGTAGGGAAGCTTGAATTTATTGCATCACTACGAAG GAGAAGTAGTGGTTTCTCCAGGGGAGCTTCCATATACAGGGGTGTTACAAG CAGGCATCATCAACAAGGTAGATGGCAAGCGAGAATAGGCCGCGTTACAGGGAACAAAGATCTATACCTAGGGACATTTG CAAGTGAAGAGGAAGCGGCGGAGGCATACGATATTGCGGCAATAAAGTTCAGAGGGTTAAATGCAGTAACCAATTTTGAGACGAGTAGGTACAACGTGGAAGCCATAATGAATAATTCTCTTCCCGTTGGCGGGGTAGCCAAACGGTTGAGGCTTTCCCTAGAATCAGAGAAGGAAGAAGCTGCTACTTCTACTACTAATACTCACCAGCCACCTAAGACTGAGAGTGAGAGTAGCATCATGACATTGTCAACCATTCCGGCTCCTCCTGCACACTTTGATTCTGTGACACCATATTGCTACCAATTTCATTCCCCCGATGCCGTTAACGATGCCATCATGCCAATGTAA
- the LOC107481154 gene encoding putative U-box domain-containing protein 50 isoform X2 translates to MAFSFMKASLKQKDAMNAMLYVHKQKPGFCELFFVCEGIQVFLREKDNDETVMEDDNGVTVARMKDNNNNKSVAKWCLEGLIFSNSRSIDSDPTSSSSSSEFPLINQNLWEFYLREIENYYQELLSLNLEEENHNSDFPPTQYESLREELNEAYNRIQTKRKEAKQNIERHEKAEWAIWFCNRREEELENRIKEEVAAREELKKELERKKEEVDEISVEVEETKKMVIQVSETERQQRKVIEVKTQILGEIEELRRQRIMGRSRRVVAEAVNNNGCCVFREYREEEIVVATHSFWDELRMKGGFGGWSNVYKGRINGYTVAIKMLNSPPAFSQLHYFLAKVKILGSIRHPHLVDMLGFCSEPKCIILEYMDSGSLGDILHCRLRRWSLLWHDRIRIAIEVCSGLGFLHESQPRPIIHCHIDPSNILLDHNLVAKITGFGLHGCGEECNVGSDVKAVGVLLMQLLTGKRNFLGMVREDILDGSGGKWPLDVAKEVEDLAKRSMSNEDMSIARVMEELNEIRRKHDSIAWTRID, encoded by the exons ATGGCATTCTCATTCATGAAGGCTTCATT GAAACAAAAAGATGCGATGAACGCAATGTTGTATGTTCATAAGCAGAAGCCTGGGTTCTGTGAACTGTTCTTTGTGTGTGAAGGGATACAAGTGTTCCTCCGAGAGAAGGATAATGATGAGACAGTAATGGAGGATGATAATGGTGTCACAGTTGCAAGAatgaaagataataataataataagtcaGTTGCCAAATGGTGCCTAGAAGGACTAATATTCAGTAACAGTAGAAGCATTGATTCCGATCCTACAAGTTCTTCTTCATCCTCCGAGTTCCCTCTTATTAACCAAAACCTCTGGGAATTTTATCTCCGAgagattgaaaattattatcAGGAATTGCTGTCTTTGAATTTGGAGGAAGAAAACCACAACTCAGATTTTCCACCTACTCAGTATGAGAGCCTCAGAGAGGAACTGAATGAAGCATACAATAGGATCCAGACAAAGAGAAAGGAAGCCAAGCAGAATATAGAGAGACATGAAAAGGCTGAATGGGCTATTTGGTTCTGCAACCGTCGG GAAGAAGAGCTTGAGAATCGAATCAAGGAAGAGGTTGCTGCAAGGGAAGAACTAAAGAAGGAActggagagaaaaaaggaagaagtagaTGAAATAAGTGTTGAAGTTGAAGAGACTAAGAAAATGGTAATACAAGTGTCAGAAACAGAAAGACAACAAAGAAAGGTAATAGAAGTGAAAACACAGATTCTTGGGGAGATTGAAGAGTTGAGGAGACAAAGAATAATGGGGAGATCAAGGAGGGTGGTGGCAGAGGCAGTGAATAATAATGGTTGTTGTGTTTTCAGGGAGTACAGAGAGGAGGAGATCGTGGTGGCCACACacagcttttgggatgagttgAGGATGAAAGGTGGCTTTGGAGGATGGAGTAATGTGTATAAAGGAAGGATCAATGGTTATACAGTTGCAATCAAGATGCTCAATTCTCCTCCTGCATTCTCCCAACTACATTATTTCTTAGCTAAG GTGAAGATTCTTGGCAGTATTCGGCACCCACATCTAGTTGATATGCTAGGCTTCTGCTCTGAGCCGAAATGCATAATTCTAGAATACATGGACAGTGGGAGCTTGGGAGACATTCTACATTGCAGGCTAAGAAGATGGTCCTTATTGTGGCATGATCGGATAAGAATAGCGATCGAAGTTTGCTCGGGCCTGGGCTTTCTCCATGAATCTCAGCCCAGGCCCATTATTCATTGTCACATCGACCCATCCAACATCCTCCTAGACCACAACCTTGTTGCAAAGATCACAGGCTTTGGGCTTCATGGATGTGGTGAAGAATGCAATGTTGGGTCTGATGTAAAGGCGGTAGGGGTTTTGTTGATGCAACTTTTGACCggaaaaagaaattttctgGGTATGGTAAGGGAGGATATTTTGGATGGAAGTGGTGGGAAATGGCCATTGGATGTAGCAAAGGAAGTTGAGGACTTAGCAAAGAGGAGCATGTCCAATGAAGACATGAGCATTGCAAGGGTCATGGAGGAACTCAATGAGATTAGAAGAAAGCATGATAGTATAGCTTGGACAAGAATTGATTAG
- the LOC107481154 gene encoding putative U-box domain-containing protein 50 isoform X1: MDGRAEREKIYVALGNNVLEGIHTLAWTLSKWHSHPISIIILHVKYNNTCNHLSTLLGNFPEGIACDVKMERIRKGEEDKIDKMLSKYISFCDNVPAEILDIEQFDEPVQKRTIDLIYGLGITKLVMAFSFMKASLKQKDAMNAMLYVHKQKPGFCELFFVCEGIQVFLREKDNDETVMEDDNGVTVARMKDNNNNKSVAKWCLEGLIFSNSRSIDSDPTSSSSSSEFPLINQNLWEFYLREIENYYQELLSLNLEEENHNSDFPPTQYESLREELNEAYNRIQTKRKEAKQNIERHEKAEWAIWFCNRREEELENRIKEEVAAREELKKELERKKEEVDEISVEVEETKKMVIQVSETERQQRKVIEVKTQILGEIEELRRQRIMGRSRRVVAEAVNNNGCCVFREYREEEIVVATHSFWDELRMKGGFGGWSNVYKGRINGYTVAIKMLNSPPAFSQLHYFLAKVKILGSIRHPHLVDMLGFCSEPKCIILEYMDSGSLGDILHCRLRRWSLLWHDRIRIAIEVCSGLGFLHESQPRPIIHCHIDPSNILLDHNLVAKITGFGLHGCGEECNVGSDVKAVGVLLMQLLTGKRNFLGMVREDILDGSGGKWPLDVAKEVEDLAKRSMSNEDMSIARVMEELNEIRRKHDSIAWTRID, translated from the exons ATGGATGGTAGAGCAGAGAGAGAGAAAATCTATGTCGCCCTTGGGAATAATGTGCTTGAAGGAATTCACACTTTGGCTTGGACTCTCAGTAAATGGCACTCTCACCCAATTTCCATAATTATTCTGCATGTCAAATACAATAACACTTGCAACCATCTTTCAACACTAC TTGGGAATTTTCCAGAAGGCATTGCATGTGATGTTAAAATGGAGAGAATCCGGAAAGGCGAGGAAGACAAAATCGACAAGATGCTTTCCAAGTATATATCCTTCTGTGACAAT GTACCAGCTGAAATACTTGACATAGAGCAATTTGATGAACCTGTTCAAAAGCGCACAATAGACTTAATTTATGGTCTTGGAATTACCAAATTGGTCATGGCATTCTCATTCATGAAGGCTTCATT GAAACAAAAAGATGCGATGAACGCAATGTTGTATGTTCATAAGCAGAAGCCTGGGTTCTGTGAACTGTTCTTTGTGTGTGAAGGGATACAAGTGTTCCTCCGAGAGAAGGATAATGATGAGACAGTAATGGAGGATGATAATGGTGTCACAGTTGCAAGAatgaaagataataataataataagtcaGTTGCCAAATGGTGCCTAGAAGGACTAATATTCAGTAACAGTAGAAGCATTGATTCCGATCCTACAAGTTCTTCTTCATCCTCCGAGTTCCCTCTTATTAACCAAAACCTCTGGGAATTTTATCTCCGAgagattgaaaattattatcAGGAATTGCTGTCTTTGAATTTGGAGGAAGAAAACCACAACTCAGATTTTCCACCTACTCAGTATGAGAGCCTCAGAGAGGAACTGAATGAAGCATACAATAGGATCCAGACAAAGAGAAAGGAAGCCAAGCAGAATATAGAGAGACATGAAAAGGCTGAATGGGCTATTTGGTTCTGCAACCGTCGG GAAGAAGAGCTTGAGAATCGAATCAAGGAAGAGGTTGCTGCAAGGGAAGAACTAAAGAAGGAActggagagaaaaaaggaagaagtagaTGAAATAAGTGTTGAAGTTGAAGAGACTAAGAAAATGGTAATACAAGTGTCAGAAACAGAAAGACAACAAAGAAAGGTAATAGAAGTGAAAACACAGATTCTTGGGGAGATTGAAGAGTTGAGGAGACAAAGAATAATGGGGAGATCAAGGAGGGTGGTGGCAGAGGCAGTGAATAATAATGGTTGTTGTGTTTTCAGGGAGTACAGAGAGGAGGAGATCGTGGTGGCCACACacagcttttgggatgagttgAGGATGAAAGGTGGCTTTGGAGGATGGAGTAATGTGTATAAAGGAAGGATCAATGGTTATACAGTTGCAATCAAGATGCTCAATTCTCCTCCTGCATTCTCCCAACTACATTATTTCTTAGCTAAG GTGAAGATTCTTGGCAGTATTCGGCACCCACATCTAGTTGATATGCTAGGCTTCTGCTCTGAGCCGAAATGCATAATTCTAGAATACATGGACAGTGGGAGCTTGGGAGACATTCTACATTGCAGGCTAAGAAGATGGTCCTTATTGTGGCATGATCGGATAAGAATAGCGATCGAAGTTTGCTCGGGCCTGGGCTTTCTCCATGAATCTCAGCCCAGGCCCATTATTCATTGTCACATCGACCCATCCAACATCCTCCTAGACCACAACCTTGTTGCAAAGATCACAGGCTTTGGGCTTCATGGATGTGGTGAAGAATGCAATGTTGGGTCTGATGTAAAGGCGGTAGGGGTTTTGTTGATGCAACTTTTGACCggaaaaagaaattttctgGGTATGGTAAGGGAGGATATTTTGGATGGAAGTGGTGGGAAATGGCCATTGGATGTAGCAAAGGAAGTTGAGGACTTAGCAAAGAGGAGCATGTCCAATGAAGACATGAGCATTGCAAGGGTCATGGAGGAACTCAATGAGATTAGAAGAAAGCATGATAGTATAGCTTGGACAAGAATTGATTAG
- the LOC107480974 gene encoding AP2-like ethylene-responsive transcription factor AIL7 isoform X2 — translation MHSHSLLSMETLTTSSSIYHQSLPPTPPPHYYFLYANGTTDLKPEGLDGTSQLDHNIMSQQPSFFINPNLQPPQPLLPKLEYFFQTDRNDDDDSSSLTQDLKALAADAAFLAFSSANSVSQVLDAHSSRNDDFAFSASKGGNSSNSKKVVGDTFGQRTSIYRGVTRHRWTGRYEAHLWDNSCRREGQARKGRQVYLGGYDKEEKAARAYDLAALKYWGPTATTNFPVSNYIKELEEMKDVGKLEFIASLRRRSSGFSRGASIYRGVTRHHQQGRWQARIGRVTGNKDLYLGTFASEEEAAEAYDIAAIKFRGLNAVTNFETSRYNVEAIMNNSLPVGGVAKRLRLSLESEKEEAATSTTNTHQPPKTESESSIMTLSTIPAPPAHFDSVTPYCYQFHSPDAVNDAIMPM, via the exons ATGCACTCTCACTCCCTCCTTTCAATGGAAACGCTCACCACCTCCTCCTCCATCTACCATCAATCTCTGCCTCCTACTCCTCCTCCTCATTACTACTTCCTCTACGCCAACG GGACCACTGACCTCAAGCCTGAGGGACTCGACGGTACTTCCCAACTGGATCATAACATCATGTCCCAACAACCTTCTTTCTTCATCAACCCAAACCTTCAGCCACCACAACCCCTCCTGCCAAAGCTCGAATATTTCTTTCAAACCGAcagaaatgatgatgatgattcctCTTCCCTCACCCAAGATCTGAAAGCGCTTGCTGCTGACGCTGCCTTCCTAGCTTTCTCCTCTGCCAATTCGGTCTCTCAGGTGCTGGATGCTCACTCATCCCGGAACGATGACTTCGCGTTCTCCGCTAGTAAAGGCGGTAACTCCTCCAACTCCAAGAAGGTTGTTGGTGATACATTTGGCCAGCGAACTTCAATATACAGAGGTGTTACCAG ACACCGATGGACGGGACGATATGAAGCTCACCTGTGGGATAATAGCTGCCGCCGAGAGGGTCAAGCCAGGAAAGGCCGTCAAG TATATTTGG GTGGATATGACAAGGAAGAAAAGGCCGCAAGAGCCTATGATTTGGCAGCTCTAAAGTACTGGGGCCCCACAGCTACCACTAACTTCCCT GTTTCTAATTATATAAAGGAATTGGAAGAGATGAAAGATGTAGGGAAGCTTGAATTTATTGCATCACTACGAAG GAGAAGTAGTGGTTTCTCCAGGGGAGCTTCCATATACAGGGGTGTTACAAG GCATCATCAACAAGGTAGATGGCAAGCGAGAATAGGCCGCGTTACAGGGAACAAAGATCTATACCTAGGGACATTTG CAAGTGAAGAGGAAGCGGCGGAGGCATACGATATTGCGGCAATAAAGTTCAGAGGGTTAAATGCAGTAACCAATTTTGAGACGAGTAGGTACAACGTGGAAGCCATAATGAATAATTCTCTTCCCGTTGGCGGGGTAGCCAAACGGTTGAGGCTTTCCCTAGAATCAGAGAAGGAAGAAGCTGCTACTTCTACTACTAATACTCACCAGCCACCTAAGACTGAGAGTGAGAGTAGCATCATGACATTGTCAACCATTCCGGCTCCTCCTGCACACTTTGATTCTGTGACACCATATTGCTACCAATTTCATTCCCCCGATGCCGTTAACGATGCCATCATGCCAATGTAA
- the LOC107480901 gene encoding receptor-like cytosolic serine/threonine-protein kinase RBK1: MQEFRGKLQKVIKKANPDIDWGVFNNYNNYYYNNRKEESKSGSDELPSPRGMFEAMSTADSDYSSRGSSSNYSSLHSPGNRPPSPPGPGLPKANSTKGDVNGQQQWKVMIDVLRFKNVRRFSNIPLLAASYEISRKNLRKKVARKRDGEDDDDLPIDLDSIPTKPSWRNFPYADLAAATDNFSPENMLGKGGHAEVYRGCLPDGQIVAVKRLMMNDEKEIEDQVGDFLSELGIIAHINHPNAALLLGFGIEKGLYFVLQYAPRGSLSSLLFGSQGLEWKARFKVALGVAKGLKYLHHDCPRRIIHRDIKASNILLDNNYEAEISDFGLAKWLPDQWEHHVVFPIEGTFGYLAPEYFMHGLVDEKTDVFAFGVLLLELITGRRAVDSNSRESLVIWAKPLLDAKQIKEIVDPRLGDQYDLIEMKNAMTTASLCVHHKPSMRPYMNKVVKLLKGEEVAVEITQKTKSPRSLLLDACDLEDYTCSNYLNDLNRHKQLIME, encoded by the exons ATGCAAG AATTTAGGGGTAAGTTGCAGAAGGTGATAAAGAAAGCGAATCCAGATATAGATTGGGGGGTTTTCAATAACTACAACAACTACTACTACAACAACAGAAAGGAGGAATCTAAATCAGGCTCCGATGAATTGCCATCGCCTCGGGGGATGTTCGAAGCTATGTCGACTGCTGACTCCGACTACAGCTCCCGCGGGAGCAGCAGCAACTACAGCAGCCTACATTCCCCGGGGAATCGCCCTCCCTCGCCGCCGGGTCCGGGTTTGCCAAAGGCGAACTCGACGAAGGGGGACGTGAACGGGCAGCAGCAGTGGAAGGTAATGATTGACGTGCTGAGGTTCAAGAACGTTAGAAGGTTCTCGAACATCCCCTTGTTAGCCGCTAGCTACGAGATCTCTAGGAAGAACCTAAGGAAGAAGGTGGCTCGCAAGAGAGACGGCGAAGACGATGACGATCTTCCCATTGATCTCGATAGCATCCCAACGAAGCCTTCTTGGCGAAATTTCCCTTACGCTGATCTCGCTGCTGCCACCGATAATTTCTCCCCTG AGAACATGCTTGGAAAAGGTGGTCATGCTGAAGTCTATAGAGGATGTTTACCGGACGGTCAAATTGTAGCAGTGAAGAGGCTGATGATGAATGATGAGAAGGAAATTGAGGACCAAGTTGGTGATTTCTTGTCAGAGCTTGGAATCATTGCTCACATAAACCACCCAAATGCAGCACTCCTTCTGGGATTTGGCATTGAGAAGGGCCTCTACTTTGTCCTCCAATACGCTCCTCGTGGCAGCCTCTCTTCTTTACTCTTTG GTTCTCAAGGCTTGGAGTGGAAGGCAAGGTTCAAGGTAGCTTTGGGGGTCGCCAAAGGATTGAAGTACCTCCATCATGATTGTCCAAGAAGAATCATTCACAGAGACATCAAAGCCTCAAACATATTACTCGACAATAACTATGAAGCTGAG ATTTCGGATTTCGGATTGGCAAAGTGGCTTCCAGATCAGTGGGAACATCATGTTGTGTTCCCCATTGAAGGCACATTCGG GTATTTGGCTCCAGAGTACTTTATGCATGGACTTGTTGATGAGAAGACTGATGTATTTGCATTCGGGGTTTTGTTATTGGAACTCATAACTGGGCGTCGCGCAGTCGATTCAAACAGCAGGGAGAGTCTTGTGATCTGG GCAAAACCACTGTTGGATGCAAAGCAGATTAAGGAAATAGTAGACCCAAGATTAGGAGATCAGTATGATCTTATTGAAATGAAGAATGCTATGACAACGGCTTCCCTATGTGTCCACCACAAGCCCTCCATGCGGCCATACATGAACAAG GTTGTGAAGCTGCTCAAGGGCGAAGAGGTAGCAGTTGAGATCACTCAAAAAACAAAATCCCCAAGATCATTATTGTTAGATGCATGTGATCTTGAAGACTATACTTGCTCTAATTACTTAAATGATCTTAATCGCCACAAGCAATTAATAATGGAGTGA